A window of Nocardia arthritidis genomic DNA:
GTGCCCGCGAACCGCTCGGAGGCGATCCACTGCACGTTTTCCTCGCTGGGTGCACTGCGCTGCGCACGCAGGGTCAGGGTGCCGTTGTCGACGCTGACATCCACTGAGCCTGGGTCGACGCCGGGCAGATCGGCGTTCAAGACGTAGTGGTCACCAGCCTTGAACAGATCCATCGGCATGAATCGCGGCGCGCGCGCGGAACCTGCGGTCTCACCGAGCAATTGGCGAGCGACAGTGTCGATGTCATGGAACGGATCAAACCGGAGCACAGCGAATCACCTCCCATTCGCTAGCGATGACGCCTGCCACGGCGACAGGCGCCAGAAGCTGTGCATGCCCTACATTAGCACTCTCGGATGGAGAGTGCTAAGACCTCTGGGAAAATTTCCCGGAATAGGTGCGGCGACAGCGGGGTTCGTCCAGGCATGACATTCGACAATCTCGGACGGTTCGGCGTGTGGCGGCGATATTCCGGGTTCACCCCGGAGCAGGCGCGGGAGCTGGAGGAGCTCGGTTACGGCACGCTCTGGCTCGGCACTTCGCCGCCCGACGAGCTTCCGGTAGTCGAATCCCTCCTGGACGCAACGGAATCCATTGCGGTCGCCACCAGCATCGTGAATATCTGGGCCACCGACCCCAAGCGGATCGCCGAATCCTTCCACCGGATCGAGGCGCGTTTTCCGGGCCGCTTCCTGCTCGGTATCGGCGCGGGGAATCCCGAGGTCAACTCCGCCTACCAGAAGCCGTACGACGCGCTCGTCGAATATCTCGACGCGCTCGACGCCGCGGGCGTTCCCAAGGAGCGGCGGGCCCTCGCCGCGCTCGGTCCGAAGGTGCTGAAGTTGGCCGCCGAGCGGTCGGCCGGTGCGCTGCCGTATCTGGTGCCGACGGCGCACACCGCGAGCGCGCGCGAAATCCTCGGTCCCGAGGCGCTGCTGGCCACCGAGCACAAGGTCGTCGTCGATGCCGATTTGGTGCGGGCCAGGCAGACGGCGCGGCCGCGCGTCGGAATGTATCTGGATCTGCGGAACTACACCGCGAACCTGCGCCGCTTCGGCTTCACCGACGAGGACCTGGCCAAGCCGGGCAGCGATCGGCTCGTCGACGCCGTCGTCGCGTCCGGTGATGTGGCGGCGGTTGTCGAGAAGTTGACCGAACACCTGCGCGCAGGCGCGAATCATGTCGCCCTGCAGGTTCTGAATCTGGACGAATCGGGCGCGCTGAAAACCCTGGCTCCGCTGCTGAAAGCGGTCTAGCCAGCGGTTTCGATCGTCCTAAGGGAACGTTAGAAAACCCGGCGCGAACTTCCGCCGAAGCTGTGAGGGCAGCCACACTCGTTCACTGACGCACCGCTGCGTTTGATGGAGGAGGTTCAGTGACTACGACACAGCCCACGGGCGAGCGCCGGGTCGTCGGGAATGTTTTGCGCGGTTCCATCGGCAATCTCGTCGAATGGTACGACTGGTACGTCTATGCCGCGTTCAGCGTCTATTTCGCGAAGGCGTTCTTCCCCAAGGGCAATGCGACCGCTGAGCTGATGTCCACCGCGGCGGTGTTCGCGGTGGGCTTCCTGATGCGGCCGATCGGCGGCTGGCTGCTGGGCCGCTATGCGGACCGGTTCGGCCGCCGCTCGGCGCTGACACTGTCGGTGACGGTG
This region includes:
- a CDS encoding Hsp20/alpha crystallin family protein, with protein sequence MLRFDPFHDIDTVARQLLGETAGSARAPRFMPMDLFKAGDHYVLNADLPGVDPGSVDVSVDNGTLTLRAQRSAPSEENVQWIASERFAGTYMRQLSLGDNVDSEKISATYNNGVLSVTIPIAEKAKPRRIEIQGSSQPRTIEAGTSSKN
- a CDS encoding LLM class F420-dependent oxidoreductase — encoded protein: MTFDNLGRFGVWRRYSGFTPEQARELEELGYGTLWLGTSPPDELPVVESLLDATESIAVATSIVNIWATDPKRIAESFHRIEARFPGRFLLGIGAGNPEVNSAYQKPYDALVEYLDALDAAGVPKERRALAALGPKVLKLAAERSAGALPYLVPTAHTASAREILGPEALLATEHKVVVDADLVRARQTARPRVGMYLDLRNYTANLRRFGFTDEDLAKPGSDRLVDAVVASGDVAAVVEKLTEHLRAGANHVALQVLNLDESGALKTLAPLLKAV